AATGGTCTGTTATATTCCCACTTTACCCTTATATTGTTTTCATCAATTAGCTGGTCGTACTCCTTTATAAACAATGGAGGGCTATCTTTCCCATTAATCCATTCAGTTCTACAAAATGGGAGTCCATATTCAAATTGAATCAAATCATCATAGAATGATAACCAAACATAATCTGGTTCTGAATCTACACTTCTTCCCTGCAATATTCGCTTATTATATTTATTAATTTTAATCTTAGCATTAATCTTTTTAATCAACTCAATAGTTGAATTCCTTGATGTTGCAAACGAACGCTCTATGTATATTTTGGCACTAATTCTCCTTTTATTAATATTAGAATCATCTTTCTCCTCTAAGATAGTAAAGTAATATTCACTAGTATCATGTTTTCTCCACTGTTGAATTTCATTTATTCCATTAATTGATATACCTTTTATTTCGTTATAAAACTTACTATCTTCTAATACTTCATTTTCAATCGGTATCTTAATCGTTACTGATGAGGTGTTATTTCGCCAGCTTTCATTATTTTTATCTAATACCTTGAATATATATTGCTGAGTCCATAACCAGTATGCTTTCTTCTCCTTAACATCATAGAGAACTATGATAACTGGAATATCACACACATCACAAAAGTTTAAAAATTTAACTGGACAGTCAAAAGTAATTAGTTTCTCCGCCATCTTTAATGAAGTAGTTGACTTCAACTGTACTTTAACAATTTTCGCAGTTGTTTCACCCTCCTTAGAAAAAACCTCTATCTCTCCATCAATATCATTGTCTTTATCTTGCACTCTGTATTTCCATCCATTCTCCTCTATTACACCTTCAAAAAACCTTCTTGACTTGCCCTCATTGATACTTTTCTCATCATATTGAGACCTTTTCAAATTTAAAACAGCCTCTCCCTTTATTTGTTAATATATAAATTATACCATCCAAAAGGGAATAATTTACCGACAATTTTCAAGCCAGTTATACCCCAGCAAATCCCCGCTAAAGTGTTCCCAAGAAATAAGCTCCGAAGCTTGAACCAAATAATAAAAGAATGTTGAACTTCTCAAACCGAAAAAGTATTTAATACTTAGTATATTTTATATAATTGCATAATTCGAGTTGGGAAGTTCCTCGACAATCTGGTCCGTTTATTGAATAAATCAACGTACTGCTATTGATACGTTCCTAATGACCAATAGGTTTCATCAATCTAGAATACGTTTGTTATTTTATCCGAATATCAACAGAGTTATTTAACATAGCCTTTGATTAAACTACTGCTCTGCCTCAAATCCTTCCTCTCCAACAACTTATAAAACGTTCCTGTGCCAATCGACAACGTCTTACATATGTATTTTCTTGATATCATTCAAGCGGTTGTACGGCTTTCTCTGACTTCTTGCCGCCTATCGTAGCCTCCAATTTTCAATCCTTACATTTTCCTTTCTTTCAACAATCTCAAATGAGATGCTTTTCAGGGGATGATACCCTTATGCGGGTAATATTACTCATACCGCTATCTAATAATATATCCAGTAATCGTTAATTAGTTGTATCAATATATAACCGTCAACAATCCGAAAATACGTAATAATATAGACTGCCTGATAGTTGTATGATTGGTATATTCTGTAGGTTTAATTGGCTATTTAAATACATTACAATTAAATAGGCAATACTAACAGAATGCAACAGGAGGAAATTCATCATGAAAAAATTAACATTGCTAGGTATTACAGCAGGAGTTTTATCATTAGGGATTTTAACAGGCTGTGGCTCTATAGAAAAAGCAAAAGTAGCTGGATCAAAAGCTGACCAAGCTCAGGTGGATAAAAATGTTAAAGAGGAAGAAGCAGATAAACAAGAGGGGCTAGGACAAATTGGTGAATTTGGTAAAGTAACTGTTCTAGGGGAGGCCGCTCCTTTCGTACTGGAAGGAAATGAAAACATAGGTTATGAATTATCGGATGTGAAATTGGTTAAAATAGAAGACTATACAGAAGACGGTGAATGGGGAATCTTATGGGGGACTGGATTCGATAGTGCTGATCAGCTTCCCGATTCAGTATATGCAGTAATTGGAACAGAAAAGAAAACAAACAAAACAGATATGTCAATTGAGTTTAGCGGTATTAAAACATTGGCGTTAGGCAGTGAACAGATAGATGTCCTTTCAAAGGACATTGCGACTGAAGACGAAGACATCTCTGCTATGTTAGGCGGAGTTGAACTAGAAACTCAATTTGCAGTTATTGTAAAAGACCCTGACGCTACATCATTAAAACTTCTTCTATCGAGT
The Sporosarcina sp. P33 genome window above contains:
- a CDS encoding DUF4365 domain-containing protein gives rise to the protein MKRSQYDEKSINEGKSRRFFEGVIEENGWKYRVQDKDNDIDGEIEVFSKEGETTAKIVKVQLKSTTSLKMAEKLITFDCPVKFLNFCDVCDIPVIIVLYDVKEKKAYWLWTQQYIFKVLDKNNESWRNNTSSVTIKIPIENEVLEDSKFYNEIKGISINGINEIQQWRKHDTSEYYFTILEEKDDSNINKRRISAKIYIERSFATSRNSTIELIKKINAKIKINKYNKRILQGRSVDSEPDYVWLSFYDDLIQFEYGLPFCRTEWINGKDSPPLFIKEYDQLIDENNIRVKWEYNRPLQDYLLLNSTSKTHYLEGVRESLVFAKSELALLPKLFAEEDNSNFYNHIKAKQKEYSRNFILLSDFIPPHECKPLHRALEAALGELDNLAMIIEGNERNKQYINYQFVSKFYKHLVILNYEIDKII